One window of the Podospora pseudocomata strain CBS 415.72m chromosome 7, whole genome shotgun sequence genome contains the following:
- the CRN1 gene encoding Coronin-like protein crn1 (COG:Z; EggNog:ENOG503NUSH; BUSCO:EOG092627F1), translating into MLSSDSLVRMENLTSASSGSSMSPTATDKETKLNPKSRVSIFATLRRKTSRIFVTKNTPSQTPVPFTDYQPQQRRRWFNSVGNRHSQRQNIRDHFERDERTETPTTPTTPTPYSNRDGPTPPHSPARRLLRTTSSMFLSLRGRFQQESPTSPESHYQQRASNDDDNGSDHVIGVCDPVVPKAPVLALPADVKTRAGWLGRRSSFQLGVQKAVQDTVDKNFSLDSACDTPVSLGPRSRPTLPPLATIASMNSSLEEASRLYDTRIGLLTSARDGCLTSPSMSTCANPSGTPRDFSSDSPTLPSSSQQDSARTSLDTTVNGNSNSLSSPKTLSSNVSIPSRQRRILSDSSWSPESPEAPVCTACGSANQSRLMERSLCELNQLSDEELEALFRNKLGGLSLVSLASSRGHCGPYGSGSKVGADEAAELELNRAEEQDDKNTTASILEGDSNMCASTPRRSLREELLQVGEASQISWSTSQQLEGHVFGKPTKKEFCYDNLHISRNAWDTNLLKVNPEYISVNWESSGGGAFAVIPVNERGKLPDQIPLFRGHTAAVLDTDWNPFNDRIIASASDDGKVFIWEVPQGFTLHTDAEEIVDVAPVSKLGGHSRKVGHVLFNPAAENILASSSGDQTIKLWDIGTGQAGHTLKHPEIVQSLSWSANGAMLVTTSRDKKLRVWDVRQEKPVHEHPGHEGAKNSRAVWLGEHNRIATTGFSRMSERQIALWEPGRAQPIGGFTSLDSISGVCMPFWDDGSNCLYLAGKGDGNIRYFEYQNDKFEFLAEYKSGDPQRGVAFVPRRGINVHENEVMRGYKTVNDTYIEPISFTVPRRAETFQSDIFPPATGVKPAMTAKEWFDGKEGLPNKIDLESIYDGNAPVEVASDYKPPVAIPAPAPATAPVASPKKEPEPAPVARAPAPSVADQKTSISAMANKFQDDEESGNDSEASSFEEISRPAQRQSIIIKSPNKPFPIATTPPPGTKHSPSQVSPVRSPGNVTPSVKHTPTPSAATAAAAAAAATPSGTPIEVSLEQIKHLLVQQAVIISSQSEKITSQTNVINRLASDVETLKKRVEAGSQEQSERIRLLELELEEARS; encoded by the exons ATGTTATCATCAGACTCCCTTGTCAGAATGGAAAACCTGACTAGCGCCTCATCGGGGAGCTCCATGTCCCCAACGGCTACGGACAAGGAGACCAAGTTGAACCCCAAGTCTCGCGTTTCCATCTTTGCCACGCTTCGTCGCAAGACTTCCCGAATTTTTGTTACCAAAAACACACCTTCACAAACACCAGTGCCCTTTACAGATTATCAACCACAGCAAAGACGACGTTGGTTCAACTCTGTAGGTAACCGGCACTCTCAACGGCAGAACATTCGGGACCACTTTGAGCGCGACGAAAGGACAGAAACCCCAACTACACCAACTACACCAACACCGTACTCGAACAGAGATggcccaacccctcctcactCGCCCGCCAGGCGGTTGTTGAGGACGACTAGCTCCATGTTTCTCTCGCTCCGTGGCAGGTTTCAACAAGAAAGCCCCACCAGCCCCGAGAGTCACTATCAGCAAAGGGCTAgcaatgatgatgacaatggcAGTGACCATGTCATCGGCGTCTGCGATCCAGTCGTACCAAAAGCTCCCGTCCTGGCCTTGCCGGCGGATGTCAAGACCAGAGCAGGTTGGCTAGGCCGCCGAAGCTCTTTTCAACTAGGCGTTCAGAAGGCTGTCCAGGACACGGTCGATAAGAACTTCTCTTTGGACTCTGCTTGTGACACACCTG TATCCCTTGGCCCACGAAGCCGTCCGACATTGCCACCGCTTGCTACCATAGCTTCGATGAATTCTTCACTAGAGGAAGCTTCACGTCTGTATGACACAAGAATCGGTTTGCTGACCAGTGCGAGGGACGGTTGCCTCACTAGTCCAAGCATGTCAACTTGTGCAAACCCGTCGGGGACCCCTCGGGATTTTTCCTCGGACTCGCCAACTCTTCCCAGCAGTAGCCAGCAAGACTCGGCTCGGACATCGCTGGACACGACGGTGAATGGCAACAGCAACTCGCTGAGCAGCCCCAAGACGCTTTCATCCAATGTCAGCATCCCTTCCCGCCAGCGCCGTATTCTGTCGGATTCTTCCTGGTCGCCAGAGTCACCAGAGGCACCGGTTTGCACCGCCTGCGGAAGCGCCAACCAGTCTCGTCTGATGGAGCGAAGCCTATGCGAGCTCAACCAACTCAGTGATGAGGAATTGGAGGCACTGTTCAGGAACAAACTTGGGGGGTTGTCACTGGTTTCGTTGGCCTCATCGAGGGGACATTGTGGTCCATATGGCAGCGGCAGTAAGGTTGGTGCTGACGAGGCAGCAGAGTTGGAGCTGAACAGAGCAGAGGAGCAAGATGACAAGAATACAACGGCGAGTATCTTGGAAGGGGATTCGAACATGTGTGCGAGCACTCCGAGGCGGTCTCTGCGGGAGGAGCTGTTGCAGGTTGGGGAGGCATCGCAGATTAGCTGGAGTACCTCACAGCAGCTTGAGG GACACGTCTTTGGCAAGCCCACCAAGAAGGAGTTTTGTTATGACAACCTTCACATCAGCCGCAATGCTTGGGACACCAACTTGCTCAAG GTCAACCCCGAGTACATCTCCGTGAACTGGGAGtcaagtggtggtggtgctttcGCTGTCATCCCCGTAAACGAGCGCGGCAAGCTCCCCGACCAAATACCGCTGTTCCGTGGACACACTGCTGCTGTGTTGGATACCGACTG GAACCCGTTCAACGATCGCATCATTGCCTCGGCCTCGGATGACGGCAAGGTGTTCATCTGGGAGGTGCCGCAAGGGTTCACACTCCATACCGATGCGGAAGAGATTGTTGATGTAGCTCCTGTTAGCAAGCTGGGTGGACATTCCAG GAAAGTTGGACATGTTCTCTTCAACCCAGCCGCCGAGAACATCCTGGCCTCTTCTTCCGGCGATCAGACTATTAAGCTGTGGGATATCGGTACCGGGCAGGCTGGTCACACTCTGAAGCACCCCGAGATTGTGCAGAGCTTGTCGTGGAGCGCCAATGGCGCCATGTTGGTGACTACCTCGAGAGACAAGAAGCTCCGCGTCTGGGATGTCAGGCAGGAGAAGCCGGTCCACGAGCACCCCGGCCACGAGGGTGCCAAAAACAGCCGCGCTGTGTGGCTCGGCGAGCACAACCGCATTGCCACTACCGGCTTTTCGAGGATGAGTGAGCGGCAAATCGCTCTCTGGGAACCTGGTCGCGCGCAACCCATTGGTGGCTTCACTTCTCTCGACTCCATTTCTGGCGTTTGCATGCCCTTCTGGGACGACGGATCCAACTGCCTTTATCTCGCTGGCAAGGGTGACGGCAACATTCGCTACTTTGAGTATCAGAACGACAAGTTCGAGTTTCTCGCCGAGTACAAGTCTGGTGATCCCCAGCGTGGTGTTGCTTTTGTTCCTCGTCGCGGTATCAAC GTTCACGAGAATGAGGTTATGAGAGGTTACAAGACGGTCAACGATACCTACATTGAGCCCATCTCTTTCACCGTGCCTCGTCGCGCCGAGACCTTCCAATCCGACATTTTCCCTCCCGCTACCGGTGTCAAGCCCGCCATGACTGCCAAGGAGTGGTTCGACGGCAAGGAGGGTCTTCCCAACAAGATCGACTTGGAAAGCATCTATGACGGCAATGCTCCTGTGGAGGTCGCTTCCGACTACAAGCCTCCTGTTGCGATTCCGGCTCCCGCCCCGGCCACCGCGCCTGTTGCCTCGCCCAAGAAGGAGCCCGAGCCGGCTCCTGTCGCCCGCGCCCCTGCTCCTTCGGTTGCTGACCAAAAgacctccatctcggccatgGCCAACAAGTTCCAGGACGATGAAGAGTCTGGCAATGATTCCGAGGCCTCGAGCTTCGAGGAGATCTCGCGTCCCGCTCAGCGCcagagcatcatcatcaagtcACCGAACAAGCCGTTCCCGATCGCGactactccccctcccggcACCAAGCACTCTCCTAGTCAGGTGTCCCCTGTCAGATCCCCCGGCAATGTAACACCTTCTGTGAAGCATACCCCTACTCCCTCGGCAGCTaccgccgctgctgcggctgcggcggcCACGCCCTCTGGGACTCCTATCGAAGTGTCTCTGGAGCAGATCAAGCACCTCTTGGTCCAGCAGgccgtcatcatcagctcCCAGAGCGAGAAGATCACCTCCCAGACCAACGTCATCAACCGCCTTGCCAGCGACGTCGAGACCCTGAAGAAGCGGGTCGAGGCCGGGTCGCAAGAGCAGAGCGAGCGGATCCGGCTTctggagctggagttggAAGAGGCCCGATCTTGA
- a CDS encoding hypothetical protein (EggNog:ENOG503PAPH; COG:S) — MPSSSFSSSNNNNNNNNNPQQPSLPPHWHLTPEQQSQIFTTSILPLEITPFIPPTPLTSSPKPTAIILLGQTGSGKTRLAPLLSSSLSPSPNRPPCHLIADTYKTHHPFYAPCLTLHPALASALASPSARVWLSMACFAAAEAQIPVLVESACRHPGDFEDIVKIFSGAGYTVKVVILAVPKVLSRLGVLVRFYRGLPESMSRGLPPRLTPRGVHDESFGGCVTGAGWVDEHPGHVHEVVVVRRGGGVGYQNGSEGGEWKTEPKAREGLETQRRKLTSMEREGAEQNLKVLEGLVAEGKVDNTTVEELRGLLEETKGDEEEEEEELKQFDIDAFVMGRKREAEQQQAKQKTTQEILDEIEFDDDDDINFYNTCSCCR, encoded by the coding sequence atgccctcctcctccttctcctcctccaacaacaacaacaacaacaacaacaaccctcaacaaccctccctccccccccactGGCACCTCACTCCCGAACAACAATCCCAgatcttcaccacctccatcctccccttaGAAATAACCCCcttcatcccccccacccctttaacctcttccccaaaaccaacagcgataatcctcctcggccaaaCCGGCTCAGGCAAAACCCgcctcgcccccctcctatcctcctccctatccccctccccaaatcgTCCCCCCTGCCACCTGATAGCAGACACCTacaaaacccaccaccccttctaCGCCCCCTGCCTAACCCTCCACCccgccctcgcctccgccctcgcctccccctccgccagaGTCTGGCTATCAATGGCTTgcttcgccgccgccgaagcgCAGATCCCGGTCTTGGTCGAGAGCGCGTGTCGACATCCGGGGGATTTTGAGGATATAGTCAAAATTTTCAGTGGGGCTGGGTACACAGTCAAGGTAGTCATCCTCGCCGTGCCAAAGGTCCtctcgaggttgggggtgttggttaGGTTTTATCGGGGGTTACCGGAGAGTATGAGCAGGGGGTTGCCGCCGAGGTTGACGCCGAGGGGTGTTCATGATGAGAGTTTTGGCGGGTGCGTTACTGGCGCGGGGTGGGTTGACGAGCACCCGGGACATGTGCacgaggtggttgtcgttcggaggggagggggggtggggtatCAGAATGGGAgcgaggggggggagtggaagACGGAACCGAAagcgagggaggggttggaaaCGCAAAGGAGAAAGTTGACGTCgatggaaagggagggggcAGAGCAGAATTTGAAAGTGCTGGAGGGATTGGTAGCAGAGGGGAAGGTGGACAACACGACGGTGGAGGAACTGAGGGGGTTACTAGAGGAGACAAAaggggacgaagaggaggaggaggaggagctgaagcAGTTCGATATCGACGCTTTTGTCATGGGGCGAAAAAGGGAAGcggaacaacaacaagcaaagcaaaagaCTACACAAGAGATCTTGGATGAGATCGAGtttgatgacgacgatgacatcAACTTTTACAATACTTGCTCTTGTTGCCGCTAG